In one Lolium rigidum isolate FL_2022 chromosome 3, APGP_CSIRO_Lrig_0.1, whole genome shotgun sequence genomic region, the following are encoded:
- the LOC124701816 gene encoding microtubule-associated protein 70-4-like → MGSLGSEADHGGREMFHGHSDPVVDELNRLENLLREKERELGHTYSEVKGLKVTDVLKDKAIAELSKELKKQDEKLRSLEKQLEQKNLDVKRLCNERKEALSAQFAAEASLRRIHSSQKDEEVVPFDAIIAPLESDIKKYRHEIAVLQDDKKALERHLKLNEAALIEAGDILRSALERALIVEDVQNQNIELKKQMEIYHEENMLLEKSNRQKVLEIEKLTHTVGELEESILAAGDVANAVHFYQNQATRLNEEKKTLERELARAKVYVNRVATTTANEWKDDANKLMPVKRWLEERRHLQGEIQRLRDKITIAERSAKVEAQINDKLKRRLKSLEEGMGTEKTNTPANEANRKGTPKRSTSQPRQPHTPRMSQQPASLEGAVDKRRPTSQPRATMAGKVLKQPNSESEPAEKVRSVKQPDSPRVRPAAARKERPVRNLLWATSKVTSDAGKENKEQNPNYKPRLSAPHVQVHGGTKPQAVFDANGDCGIQCSEHHKTMDLENLGEKTADASNAVESAQGGNREI, encoded by the exons ATGGGCAGCTTGGGGTCGGAGGCCGACCATGGCGGCAGGGAGATGTTCCATGGCCACTCCGACCCCGTCGTCGACGAGCTCAACAGGCTGGAGAATCTCCTCAGAG AAAAAGAGCGAGAATTAGGACACACATACAGTGAAGTAAAAGGTCTGAAGGTGACAGATGTATTGAAGGACAAGGCAATTGCAGAG CTGAGCAAGGAGCTAAAGAAACAGGATGAGAAGCTGAGGAGCCTAGAGAAGCAGCTTGAGCAGAAG AATCTGGATGTGAAAAGGTTATGCAATGAGCGGAAGGAAGCGTTGTCTGCACAGTTCGCGGCAGAGGCGTCGCTCAGGAGGATCCACTCGTCCCAGAAAGACGAGGAAGTGGTTCCCTTTGACGCCATCATAGCGCCCCTGGAGTCTGACATCAAGAAGTACAGGCATGAG ATTGCGGTGCTCCAGGATGACAAGAAGGCGCTCGAACGGCACCTGAAACTGAATGAGGCAGCACTTATCGAGGCTGGGGACATTCTGCGCAGCGCACTCGAGAGAGCACTGATCGTAGAGGATGTCCAGAACCAGAATATTGAGCTGAAGAAACAGATGGAGATCTACCAT GAGGAGAACATGCTTCTGGAGAAGAGCAACAGGCAGAAGGTACTGGAGATCGAGAAGCTCACCCACACCGTTGGTGAGCTTGAGGAGTCCATTCTTGCTGCAGGCGATGTTGCCAATGCTGTGCATTTCTACCAGAACCAGGCAACCAGGTTGAAT GAAGAGAAGAAGACGCTCGAGAGGGAGCTGGCTCGAGCCAAAGTGTACGTCAACCGTGTGGCAACGACGACAGCGAACGAATGGAAGGACGACGCTAACAAACTGATGCCGGTAAAGAGATGGCTGGAAGAACGAAGGCACCTGCAG GGAGAGATACAACGGCTGCGTGACAAGATAACCATAGCAGAGAGGTCCGCAAAGGTGGAGGCCCAGATTAAT GACAAACTCAAAAGGAGACTGAAATCATTGGAAGAGGGCATGGGAACTGAAAAAACCAACACGCCTGCCAATGAGGCCAACAGAAAAGGCACTCCAAAAAGATCAACATCTCAACCAAGACAACCCCACACACCAAGAATGTCACAGCAACCGGCTTCACTCGAAGGCGCTGTTGACAAGAGAAGGCCAACGTCTCAACCAAGGGCGACCATGGCAgggaaggtgttgaagcaacctaATTCAGAATCGGAGCCTGCCGAGAAGGTGAGAAGCGTTAAACAACCTGACAGCCCAAGAGTGAGGCCTGCTGCTGCTAGAAAGGAGCGTCCTGTGAGAAATCTCCTGTGGGCGACAAGCAAAGTAACCAGTGATGCTGGGAAAGAGAACAAGGAGCAGAATCCAAATTACAAACCACGTTTGAGTGCTCCACATGTGCAGGTACACGGTGGCACGAAGCCACAAGCTGTATTTGATGCGAATGGAGACTGTGGAATTCAGTGCAGTGAACATCACAAAACCATGGATCTGGAGAACTTGGGTGAGAAAACGGCCGATGCTTCTAATGCTGTAGAGAGTGCCCAGGGTGGAAATAgggaaatttga
- the LOC124696919 gene encoding uncharacterized protein LOC124696919 — protein MNQTDSLRLRASSSLKSGSPASPRPPRPSASTAQQRPSSISLGETMSEVITKFAVTSMFMWMAPVAIIYAFHHQIFPGVSQLSSSAQTLASGFLAVISVNIVIGFYIYSAMKETPRQEPQPDATFLANAKASINQPTSSQVSDDSQGKGKVE, from the exons ATGAACCAAACAGACTCGCTCCGCCTCCGCGCCTCGTCCTCGCTGAAGTCCGGATCTCCCGcgtcgccgcggcctcctcgcccCTCGGCGTCCACCGCCCAGCAGCGGCCGAGCAG CATTTCCTTGGGAGAAACAATGTCGGAAGTAATAACTAAGTTTGCTGTTACATCGATGTTCATGTGGATGGCCCCAGTTGCAATCATCTATGCTTTTCACCACCAGATTTTTCCAG GTGTGAGTCAGCTGTCATCCTCAGCGCAAACGCTGGCCAGTGGGTTCCTTGCTGTCATATCGGTTAATATTGTGATCGGCTTCTACATATACTCCGCGATGAAGGAGACTCCCCGCCAAGAGCCACAGCCTGATGCAACCTTCTTAGCCAACGCTAAAGCAAGTATTAACCAGCCAACATCTTCTCAAGTGAGTGATGATTCTCAGGGGAAGGGGAAAGTGGAGTAG